The Salvelinus namaycush isolate Seneca chromosome 13, SaNama_1.0, whole genome shotgun sequence genome includes a region encoding these proteins:
- the LOC120058567 gene encoding glucose-6-phosphate exchanger SLC37A1-like, translating to MAPVPPGIRFLASFNRDQWYRAFTFGLTFLLYTSFHLSRKPISIVKSELHKNCSALHELSTAGSRHLPSLHTETDCSWKPFDKSNYKQLLGAMDYSFLCAYAVGMYLSGIIGERLPIRLYLTFGMLMSGLFTCLFGLGRIYNIHNLSFYIFVQVANGLVQTTGWPSVVACIGNWFGKGRRGLIMGIWNSHTSVGNILGSLIAGYWVSSNWGLSFIVPGLIIAAMGGVCFLFLIEHPNDLKSVHDVQNPASSNTLTNSWKGVNGHNQLYHSYKQGGKSQNWDTELLLPVQQVVVVKSESEPSAISFMGALRIPGVIEFSLCLLFAKLVSYTFLFWLPLYITKAAHLDAKTAGELSTLFDVGGIVGGILAGVISDKLGKRATTCAVMLLLAAPTLYGFSLISEFGLGPTIGMLLVCGGLVNGPYALITTAVSADLGTHKSLKGNSRALSTVTAIIDGTGSVGAAIGPLLAGVLSSRGWNQVFYMLMAADFLALLLLLRLVTKELTSSNVVKPRSGSTTVEMKEH from the exons ATGGCCCCCGTGCCACCTGGCATCCGCTTCCTGGCATCCTTCAACAGAGACCAGTG GTACAGAGCCTTCACCTTTGGCCTCACCTTCCTGCTGTACACCAGTTTCCACCTGTCCAGAAAACCCATCAGCATtgtcaag AGTGAGCTGCATAAGAACTGCTCAGCTCTCCATGAACTCTCCACGGCAGGTAGTAGGCACCTGCCGAGcctccacacagagacagactgcAGCTGGAAACCCTTTG ATAAAAGCAACTATAAGCAGCTTCTGGGAGCCATGGACTACTCCTTCCTCTGTGCCTACGCTGTGGGAATGTACCTCAG TGGCATCATCGGCGAGCGCCTGCCTATTCGTCTGTACCTGACGTTCGGTATGCTGATGAGTGGCCTCTTCACCTGTCTGTTTGGTCTGGGCCGCATCTACAACATCCACAACCTCAGCTTCTATATATTTGTCCAG GTGGCCAATGGCTTGGTTCAGACTACTGGCTGGCCCAGTGTGGTCGCGTGCATCGGGAACTGGTTTGGGAAGGGAAG GAGGGGTCTGATCATGGGCATATGGAACTCCCATACCTCAGTGGGCAACATCCTGGGCTCTTTGATCGCAGGTTACTGGGTCTCCTCCAACTGGGGCCTGTCCTTCATCGTCCCCGGCCTCATCATCGCTGCCATGGGCGGCGTCTGCTTCCTCTTCCTCATCGAGC ATCCAAATGATTTGAAAAGCGTCCATGATGTACAGAACCCTGCTTCCAGCAACACT CTGACCAATAGCTGGAAAGGGGTGAATGGACATAACCAGCTCTATCATTCGTACAAACAAGGAGGAAAATCtcag AACTGGGACACAGAGCTGCTGCTCCCTGTAcagcaggtggtggtggtgaagagCGAATCGGAGCCCTCGGCCATCAGCTTCATGGGAGCGCTACGCATACCG GGAGTGATCGAGTTCTCTCTGTGTTTGCTGTTTGCCAAGCTGGTCAGCTACACCTTCCTCTTCTGGTTGCCGCTCTACATCACGAAAGCAG cTCACCTAGATGCCAAGACGGCCGGAGAGCTCTCCACTCTGTTTGACGTGGGAGGAATTGTGG gGGGAATCCTGGCTGGGGTCATATCTGATAAGCTGGGAAAGAGGGCCACTACCTGTGCAGTGATGCTGCTGCTGGCTGCTCCTACT CTTTATGGCTTTTCTCTGATCAGTGAGTTCGGACTGGGACCCACCATCG GTATGCTGCTGGTGTGTGGAGGGCTAGTGAATGGACCATATGCCCTTATTACAACAGCAGTGTCTGCTGatctg GGAACACACAAGAGCCTGAAGGGCAACTCCAGAGCCCTTTCTACTGTCACAGCTATCATCGATGGCACAGGATCAGTAG GTGCAGCGATTGGCCCCCTCCTGGCAGGAGTGTTGTCGTCACGGGGATGGAACCAGGTCTTCTACATGCTAATGGCAGCTGACTTCCTAGCACTGTTG CTGTTGCTGCGGCTGGTGACTAAGGAGCTGACCTCTTCTAACGTAGTTAAACCTCGTTCTGGCAGCACAACAGTAGA AATGAAGGAGCACTAA